Below is a window of bacterium DNA.
GGGCTCCTGATCCCCATAAGGCGCAGTTTCCAGCAGTACATCAACATACGGCCGGTCCGTCTCTTTCCGGGGGTCGTATCACCCCTGGCCAACCGGACGGCAGAGGATATTGATTTTGTCGTTGTCCGTGAAAACAACGAAGGCGAATATTCCGAGATCGGCGGAAGGATCTTCTCCGGCACAGAAATGGAATCGGTAAGCCAGATCTCCGTATTTACCCGAATCGGCGTGGACAGGGTTTTGAGGTACGCCTTCGAACTGGCCCGCACCAGGCCCCGGAAGAAGCTCACATCCGCCACCAAATCCAACGGTATCGTCCACACCATGCCGTTCTGGGATGAGCGGTTTGCCGCAATGGGGTCCGAATACCCGGACGTTGAGACCGACCAGTTCCACATCGATATCCTCACAGCCCACTTTGTTCGCAACCCCCACTGGTTCGACGTCGTTGTAGGCAGCAACCTCTTCGGCGATATCCTGAGCGACCTGGGCCCGGCAGTGGCAGGAAGCATCGGTATCGCACCTTCCGCCAATATCAACCCTGAGCGGGAGTACCCTTCCATGTTCGAACCTGTCCACGGTTCGGCTCCGGACATCGCGGGCATGGGGATCGCTAACCCCATAGCCACCTTCTGGTCCATCGTCATGATGCTCGATTTCCTGGGGGAGAAGGAGGCAGGAGAGCGGTTGATGGAAGCCATGGAGACAGTGACCGGTGTGGGCCGGGTAATGACTCCGGACCTGGGCGGGAAAGCCAGGACTGTGGACGTAACGGAAGCTGTGATAGCAGCCCTTGGAAACTGATCACTCGA
It encodes the following:
- a CDS encoding tartrate dehydrogenase; its protein translation is MSNSYKLTLVPGDGIGREMIPEGVRVLDALAAQHGFSLKYEEFPYSCDYYREHGRMMPEDGIDRMSQCDAIFLGAVGYPGVLDHVSLWGLLIPIRRSFQQYINIRPVRLFPGVVSPLANRTAEDIDFVVVRENNEGEYSEIGGRIFSGTEMESVSQISVFTRIGVDRVLRYAFELARTRPRKKLTSATKSNGIVHTMPFWDERFAAMGSEYPDVETDQFHIDILTAHFVRNPHWFDVVVGSNLFGDILSDLGPAVAGSIGIAPSANINPEREYPSMFEPVHGSAPDIAGMGIANPIATFWSIVMMLDFLGEKEAGERLMEAMETVTGVGRVMTPDLGGKARTVDVTEAVIAALGN